Genomic DNA from Vigna radiata var. radiata cultivar VC1973A unplaced genomic scaffold, Vradiata_ver6 scaffold_161, whole genome shotgun sequence:
CGAACCGCAACCTATAGttgaacaaattattttttttttaaaaaaaaaaggagatttTGACCGCGGTTACTATTACAACCGCAAAAATAACCGATTTTCCTTTGCTCCACTAGTGTAACAATAACACAATTTGTCTTCACATCCCTCGAAATCATCTCATTATGCAAAGCCAGGAATGGATCAATTACCAGAAGTAAGAAACAACTTACTAAAACAAAAGAAGTAAGAAAACCCATCAtggcatgcatgcatgcatacaTTTTCACCCTACACTATACCCATAAACCAGAACCCCAAGCACCAAAGCATACATATCACTCACAAATGCACAACAAAAAGTTCGAATCCCTCGTTTCATTCCATCCACACTTACCTCAGATCATAACTCCACTCACCAAACCCACCactccaacaacaacaaccttaTTCACCCATTTCATCGAACAACCAGCGGAAACACCCGCGGGCAAAGCCTTCCCGTCGCTGCCATCATCGCTGGCGGTGCTACTATCATCCGCCGCTGTGGAATTTCCTTTATCAGCCTTCGGCAACCCTTTTTTCGCCAAGGACGGCGCTGGAGCTGGCGCCTTGCTGGGTAGCACGAGATCGAGAGGGAGAAGCACCTTGTCCACCTGGTATATCGCCAACTTGTTGTCGGAGTAAACGGTTCCGGTGACGGAGGCGTTGACGGCGCCGGTGGCCATGCTGACCTGGCTACCTCCAAAAGTGGTGACGTTGAGTTGCAGCCTCTGGGGGTCGTCACCGGCTTGAGTTTGAACCGGGTTGGTAAGAGTATCGAAGTTTGAGATGGCAATGAAGGAAGAGAGAGTGTGGAACTGCAAAAGCTCCACCTTCTGTCTGTCGGTAAGAGAGTTGAGGAAGCCTGGTTTGAGTTTGGAGAAGGCACTGTCTTCCGGTGCAAAGAGGGTTAACCCTCCCGAGCTTGAAGTTACGAGCTGTGAGTTGAGTTGGTTGATGAGTTGGGTGGTTTTCAAGAGGCGAGTGAGAACGGAGAACCTTTTGGCTTTTCTTAGGATTTGGACTATGTCAATGGTGGGGCCTTTGGGGGTGATGGTGGGTGTAGGGGCCCCAGTTGGGGTCACCGGGACAAGAGGGACAGTGTTGAATCCCGGTGCCGGTGCTGTTGCCGGCGGCGAGGGCTGGGGTAACGGTGGTGATGGTGTTGaagggggttgaattggtgagaGTTGGGCTGAAGTGGTGTAAAATAGTGCTAGAAGTAGAATTGTGGTGGGCATAATGAAAGATTGAGATTCTTGCATGATCCTCATTATAGAGTTTTGTTTTTTAGAGTTATTGGGGTGTGAGACAGAATGGGAGAAGAGGTTGGGTTTTTATTTTGGAGGAGGAAAGGTGGTGCATCAGAGTGTGATAATGGTGGAATGATGAATGATTGTTTGGTTGAATGTTTAGCTGGAAAGATATAGAGAAGAAATGAGGGAAAGGTGGTGCATCAGAGTGTGATAATCACATCCATCATTGGATGCATGGTTCCATCAAAACCTAATATGGTAGCAATCTAAAGTGGCGTTGTCTCAGGGAGATTCAGGTGAGGGTGGAGTCATCAACACTTAACCATGCACCTCCTATTCTATCACACACCTCATAAAATATGCTGGACTGTCTACCCTCCTCCATGTGTTACATCCAccactttttaagtttttttttttttttgtcctttttatAACAAAGTTAAGTGTTTATTCATTAAGGATAGAGTAATgatgtaaatataattaatatctcaaaatttttaatctaaacaCTTGTAGTGAAATGAATTTGTTGAGGATTTGTATAAGGGCACCTTcaattaaggaaaatgatattttaacaccattttttgacatcattttgacactccacacgtgtcaaaatgtggttggacgatttcaaattaaaaaaataaactttggtttttctcttccaaatatactcctgcctcaatttttttaatttcgtcCAATCACATGTTGACACGTGTgaagtgtcaaaaaatgatgttaaaatataattttccattCAACTAATAGATAAgtaaagaagaaagtaaaaaagtaacaaattttaaatataaaagacaagttatgcttaaaaaatattctaattctTAATTGTTCCAATACTATTGAttgataaaaacattttgaaatgcTTGGTATGTTTTGGTGCCCACGacaataattttatgaaactaCTTTTAACTTCAGTTTTTACAGGTCCACAAATCTTTCatagataatgaaaaaaatactctCTTTTTTCACTACAATGACCATAATTTCTGATCTCAAATCAACTATAAGAcaacttaaattaaattcaatcagagatattttctcctCACAAAATACTGGGAAGCCCACGTTTTAAAATATGACATCTgaagtatttatatattacttttctCATATTTATGACTAGAAATCTAGTATCACAAGTAATTAATTTCTGTGGATATACAATGTAAAAAGGTCATTGTATAACACTTTTTCTGTttgtcaaaatttattaaacagaattttgaaaaataacactgatatatataaaatttttatatttatttaacactatctttttttattttttattttttcttaaaaaatatgaaaatttatttcttcataattattttatatttataatatatatcaaatatgaatgtaaaaatgtttcCTCCTATCATTATTCTAATGtacttacaaattatttatttttataataataaaaaatttgttgtgCTACTCATTGACGACAGAGAGGAAGAAGATTTCCCAGCGGTGCACATAACCGAATAGAAAACAAACAGATATTCCTTTCTTCTTTGATAATAAAAcgaattacaaatatttttcgcatgatcacaaaacaaaaacagaacaAGAGTTTCCATAACTCGCAAACAACGCTTCTCCTAAGCAATAAACAAGTCAATACAACATAAACACAAGTCCACAGAAGTTGCCTGTTTGTCTTGAAAACATATTAGAAACTTGGAGAAATTGATGTTCTTCAACATGACATTGTAGCTGCTGCTGCAAGCAGACCAATCCCAAAGGACACCAAGGTTGTTCCACGAGTGCTTACAAAACTGGTGGCTCCAGAGCTGTCCTTGGTTGCTTGAGCTTGGTCATCATCTTCTGCTGAAGAGTTTTCCTTATCAGCTTTAGGTGCCTTGGCCACAGCTGGAGCTGGAGCTATAGACTTAGGCTTAGAGAAGTCCAGCGGAATGAGAACCTTGTCCACATGATAGATTGCAAGAGTCTTATCTGCGTACACAATGCCTGTGAGAGTGGCATTCACCACCCCAGTTGAAATGTTCACACTATTACCATATGCTGTTACGTTCAGCTGATACCCTGTGGGGCTGTCACTGGCCAGTGTCAGCACAGGGTTGCTCAGAGCGTCAAAGTTTGAGCTTGACACGTAAACGGGGAGGACATGGTACTGTATCAATGCTTTTTGTTGTCTGTCTCCCAGAGAATTGAAGTACCCTGCTTTGAGTTCTGAGAAGGCACCATCATCTGGTGCAAGGATGGTTAAGCCTCCGTTCTTTGAGGTCACAAGCTGTGCGTTCACTTGGTTGATGATTTGGGTGGTTTTCAGCAACCGGATTAGTGTGTTGAATGACTTGGCCTTCCTTAGGATCTTCACGATGTCTTGGCTGCCAGAAGTATCACCCGCAGAGGGTGACTGGGGTAATGCTGGAACTAATGGCTTTGCTGGTGCCGGAGCCGGTGCAGCGGGAGCAGGTTTTGCAGGAGCCTTAGGAGCTGCAGCTGGTGACTGAGCTAATGTGGTGATTGAGAAAATTGGGGCAATTAGAAGGAttgagaataagagagtttgTTTTATCTTCATGTTGGAAATTGAAGGCTGTGATTTTTTTGGTGCTAAATTGCAAATGAATTGGATGTTGCTATTGCAAAGAATGGTTTGATTTGTGGAAGGTAGAACGGGGGAGGGTGATTATATAGATGGAAAGTGAATGAAAATTAGGTACAATGTTGAGTTGTAAAATAACTTATGGTTGTTTTTGTGGGGATATCTGTTCACCATCTGCTATGAATAATAAGGTGGAATATCAAGGCAGATAAAGTTGATTGAGAATGGATTTAGCTGCTTATGACATTGGCTTTTGCTTGAAATGCAGGGAAAattgaatgagaagtgagatcTCAGTTGGTTGTGGATGATATAGAAGATGCAAACTAGTGCAGAAAAAGGAAGCATCCTCTATTATCATTCGGGTAAGCAGATGTGAAATTAAATCAATCACAATTAAGCAAGCTAGCAGTAGTAACTGTTAAAGCCtcttttttctatatttgtttCAATTAATCATCAAAAAGCCAGGTTGGAATATCTGACAAATGTCGGAACAATTAAACATAACTCAAGTCAATTTATCGTTGCAGTCAGCGAGACAAAAACCAGATCGAAGCCAGGTTCATTAACATGAACTTTGCATTAGGTTTGTATACGTTCTTCCTTcttaaaaattcatcaacagaaCACTGGTTTCTGAGATTTAAGTACACATGAGttgataaaaaacatattattttgcttttaacTAAATATAACAAGGAAAAATGGCCGGTATTCACAGGAAAAATGGCTGGTATTCACAAGGAAAAATGGCTGGTTCACATGGTAGATTAATTAGGGTTGACAAAAAAAACCCGTACTCGGGGACATCCGCGAATAAAATCTGTAGGTAGAAGATACTCGCGAATAGTaggtattttaatatctgttTGTTAACGGGTCGGATTCGGGTATTACACTTTCCATACCTATAGGTACCTGTTACccatttaaaagaataaaattccaattttaccTTCTAGGTTCTAACTTTCAAATACTTAGCTTCTTCGTTCTCTATCGTTAGGAAACCCTAAAtctcataaatttttttcatacattcTCCTTCCATTATTAGCATTGCAGTCACATAGGGAGAGAAGTATGTGAACGACTTCATCGTCAACATTCACCCTTCGAAGGTCATGGTCGTCGCTAACAAGGAGGAGGAAGACGTTGCGCTAGGTGGACGGAGGACAACAACTGTCATGATTGAAGGAGGAGACGAACACGGGCATGAGCTTCGAGTTGGAGCCTTCGAGCGCGGCCTGGAGCTCGAGCGACGCGCACGCGACAATGACGACTAAGTTTGCGGCGAGTCGGTAGAGGTGGCTGACGGAGTGGTCAACGACGTGAGGAGATGACACGACGACGTGAGGAGACGACACGACGACGTGAGGAGACGACACGACGACGAGAGTGAGATACGACACAACGACAAGAGTGAGATACGACACAACGACAAGAGTGAGATACGACACAACGACAAGAGGCAGAGGGATATGGCACGTCTTCTGGGTTCAAATTCCAGGTCAAAGTGTTTTAGTGTAGATCTAAGCTTGGAGAAAATGGtctcaacaagtttttttttcatagagTAAGATTTTGTTGAAAGGGAGTTCTGGGTGTTTGGTTGTTACTATTGATAGTGTTTTGGAGGATGAGGATGACAAATTACAACCACCACCATGAGGTCAAAGTgaagaattagggtttctgagTTTTGAAAAGGAGGATAAAGTTTTGGGCCAGAAATTAGGCTTGGATAATAATGCACAAACTACTGGAAAACCCGTATCCAACGGGTATCCGCAGATAGAAAAAAATTCgcggattttttttatgcggtAACAGGGCGGGTACGGGTACAGTTTTTAACATGCGGGTCGGGTTGTAATAGACATTATCCGTGTCCGGCCCAACCCGTTACCATCCATAAGATTAATTTagactttaatttataaattaatcatatttttttattaataattaaaaatgtattctATGTGTACCTGTACAGATAAATCAAGTCACACTAAACTTGTACCGACACGTATAAATAGATCAAGTCACATTAAATTGATTGTCCATATTAGTATGAAATCAATTACTGACCATCATATTGAATCATCCAACTAAACTAAATAGGCTAGTGGTTAGATTTAACATAATCGGATCGTCATTAGATAGGACCTAATAAGAAACCCATACATAAACCTATAAATAGAAAACGAATATATGGTTATTAGAATTTTTGTGACacatttattataacattaattGCTTAACCATTCAAATATTATACTAACTTAAgctttagattatttttaatagatacATTCCATCCATTGTAGAGCATAATCaacaagaaaaagagttgaaaaaatgaaaaaaaaatgttaaaagcgAACACTCCATTTCAtatactaaaaacaaaaactactttatatataaataatgtttaatttatataataatttataattt
This window encodes:
- the LOC106779787 gene encoding fasciclin-like arabinogalactan protein 11 produces the protein MRIMQESQSFIMPTTILLLALFYTTSAQLSPIQPPSTPSPPLPQPSPPATAPAPGFNTVPLVPVTPTGAPTPTITPKGPTIDIVQILRKAKRFSVLTRLLKTTQLINQLNSQLVTSSSGGLTLFAPEDSAFSKLKPGFLNSLTDRQKVELLQFHTLSSFIAISNFDTLTNPVQTQAGDDPQRLQLNVTTFGGSQVSMATGAVNASVTGTVYSDNKLAIYQVDKVLLPLDLVLPSKAPAPAPSLAKKGLPKADKGNSTAADDSSTASDDGSDGKALPAGVSAGCSMKWVNKVVVVGVVGLVSGVMI
- the LOC106779791 gene encoding fasciclin-like arabinogalactan protein 12 — its product is MKIKQTLLFSILLIAPIFSITTLAQSPAAAPKAPAKPAPAAPAPAPAKPLVPALPQSPSAGDTSGSQDIVKILRKAKSFNTLIRLLKTTQIINQVNAQLVTSKNGGLTILAPDDGAFSELKAGYFNSLGDRQQKALIQYHVLPVYVSSSNFDALSNPVLTLASDSPTGYQLNVTAYGNSVNISTGVVNATLTGIVYADKTLAIYHVDKVLIPLDFSKPKSIAPAPAVAKAPKADKENSSAEDDDQAQATKDSSGATSFVSTRGTTLVSFGIGLLAAAATMSC